Within the Mumia flava genome, the region GAGACCGCGCTCGGCGATGCCGATCTCGTCGTACAGCCGCGAGCGCTCGCTCGTCAGCACGTCCAGCACCTCGGCGAGCTCCGCCTGGGTCCACGGTGACTCGTCCGCCTTGACGGCGAGCGCCGCGGCCTTGGCGGAGGTCTTCTTCGCGGCAGTCTTCTTCACGGGCGCTCTCTTCGCGGTCGTCTTCTTCGCTGGTGCCTTCGTGGCGGTCTTCTTCGCTGGTGCCTTCGTGGCGGTCTTCTTCGCCGCGGTCTTCTTCGCGGCCGTCTTCTTCGCCGCTGTTTTCTTCGCCGCGGTCTTCTTCGCGGCCGTCTTCTTCGCCGCGGTCTTCTTCGCGGCCGTCTTCTTCGCCGCGGTCTTCTTCGCTGCGGTCTTCTTCGCGGCCGTCTTCTTCGCGGCCGTTTTCTTCGCCGCGGTCTTCTTCGCGGCCGTCTTCTTCGCGGCCGTCTTCTTCGCGGCCGTCTTCTTCGCCGCGGTTTTCTTCGCCGCGGTCTTCTTCGCCGCGGTTTTCTTCGCCGCGGTTTTCTTCGCCGCGGTCTTCTTCGCGGCCGTCTTCTTCGCGGCCGTCTTCTTCGCGGCCGTCTTCTTCGCCGCGGTCTTCTTCGCCGCGGTCTTCTTCGACGGACCCGCGCGCGTCGCGGCCTTCGTGGTCGTTGCTGCGCCTGCCATTGCTCGGCCCCCTCGGTCGTGCACACGACTCGCACACCGCCGAGCGCCGGGTGCGTTCGCGATGTGCAACAGTGCCGGAAGAGTAGGCCCGCCCGGGGTCGCAGACAAGCCGAGATGCACGTGTCGCCCGGGGCAGCCGCTCCGATCGCCCCTTCACCGGCTGCACTACACTCGGAGAAGCCGCAGGTGACGACGGGGACAGGGACGTCGCGATCCGCGCGCCAGAAGCGACCCGGGGACGGTGGGAGCCCGGGGGCACGCCGCGTCGTTCATCACCCCTGAGCCGCCGGAGGAACGACCCTCGGGTCCAGTAGAACCGTGCAGCGGCGAGCAAGAGAGGGTGTGCCCGACGGCACGCCAAGAAGGGTGGTACCGCGGGGCCCGACGCCTCGTCCCTTCGTCAGCAAGCACCAACCAGGTCTTTCTGTCGGAGGAGTCACGTGACCGCCGCCTACCGCCCCGTCCCAGCCCACGTCGACCTGCCCGCGCTCGAGCGTGAGGTGATCGAGCTGTGGCAGCGCGACGACACGTTCGCCCGCTCGCTGGCACAGCGTGACGGCGCACCCCGCTGGACGTTCTACGAGGGCCCGCCGACGGCCAACGGCACGCCGGGCGTGCACCACGTCGAGGCGCGCGTCTTCAAGGACGTCTTCCCACGCTTCCGGACCATGCAGGGCTACCAGGTCGACCGGAAGGCCGGCTGGGACTGTCACGGGCTGCCGGTCGAGATCGCGGTCGAGAAGGAGCTCGGGTTCAACGGCAAGCCTGACATCGAGGCCTTCGGGATCGCGGAGTTCAACGCGCGGTGCCGTGAGGCGGTGCTCCGCAACGTCGATCTCTTCGAGGAGATGACGGACCGGATGGGCTACTGGGTCGACATGTCCGACCCGTACCGCACGATGGACACCCCGTACGTCGAGAGCGTCTGGTGGGCGCTGAAGCAGATCTACGACAAGGGTCTGCTGAACGAGGACCACCGCGTCGCCCCGTACTGCCCGCGCTGCGGCACCGGCCTGTCCGACCACGAGGTCGCCCAGGGCTACGAGACCGTGGTCGACCCGTCGGTCTTCGTCCGCTTCCCGCTGACCTCCGGGCCGCTCGCGGGCCGGGCCGCCCTGCTGGTGTGGACGACCACACCGTGGACGCTGGTCTCGAACGCGCTCGTCGCCGCGCGCGCCGACGTCTCGTACGTCGCCGCGACCAACGGCGAGGAGACCTTGGTCGTCGCGGAACCGCTGCTGGAGCAGGCACTCGGCGAGGGCTGGGACATCACCGACCGCTTGACCGGATCCGAGCTGGAGGGGTGGCGCTACGAACGACCGTTCGATCTCGTGGCCTGGCCGGACGACAACGCGCACTACGTCGTCACCGAGGACTACGTGACGACCGAGGACGGCTCCGGCCTCGTCCACCAGGCCCCGGCCTTCGGTGCGGACGACTTCGCGTCCGGGCGACGCCACGGGATCGCGATGGTCAACCCCGTCGACGGCACCGGGCACTTCGCGGCCGACCTCGACCTGATCGGCGGTGCGTTCTTCAAGAAGGCCGATGCGGCCCTCGTCGAGGACCTCACGGCACGAGGCCTCCTCTACAAGCACGTCCCGTACGAGCACGCCTACCCGCACTGCTGGCGCTGCCACACCCCGCTGATGTACTACGCCTCCCCTGCCTGGTACGTCCGCACGACGGCCGCCAAGGACGCGCTGCTGCGGGAGAACGAGGACACGAACTGGTTCCCCGAGACCATCCAGTGGGGCCGCTACGGCGACTGGCTGCGCAACAACGTCGACTGGGCGCTGTCCCGGAACCGCTTCTGGGGCACGCCCCTGCCGATCTGGC harbors:
- a CDS encoding TraR/DksA family transcriptional regulator; the encoded protein is MAGAATTTKAATRAGPSKKTAAKKTAAKKTAAKKTAAKKTAAKKTAAKKTAAKKTAAKKTAAKKTAAKKTAAKKTAAKKTAAKKTAAKKTAAKKTAAKKTAAKKTAAKKTAAKKTAAKKTAAKKTAAKKTAAKKTAAKKTAAKKTATKAPAKKTATKAPAKKTTAKRAPVKKTAAKKTSAKAAALAVKADESPWTQAELAEVLDVLTSERSRLYDEIGIAERGLADLLSGGVDGAGNDQADVGSNSLERDAEMSLAANHRELLVQVEKAIKRIDAGTYGICESCGQPIGKMRLMAFPRATLCMTCKQREERR